One segment of Neobacillus endophyticus DNA contains the following:
- a CDS encoding arylsulfatase has product MKEGFKNQADLNVICIVLDDVGFSALGCYGSEIETPHIDSLAANGLRYNNFTVTPLCSPTRACLLTGRNCHSVGVGMITEIDWGPEYPNKRGGISNTAATLAEILKLNGMATYMVGKWHLVPGHEAASSGPFENWPLSKGFDRFYGFLLGMTDQYEPDLVYDNHRVPRPDKPNYHLSEDLMDKAMEFLTDHLSVTPNRPFFLYVAFGATHEPHQVPKEFIDKYDGVYDQGWDYIREERFRRQMEMGVIPPGTELVEANPGIKPWDQLTWKEQTLFSKFQQTYAGFLTHTDQQVGRLLAFLTSKNLLNNTMIVLLSDNGASQEGDWNGSIHDAAYFNGIIESVNELYKHIDEIGGPQTDSNYPKGWAQAANTPFKYYKQDTFYGGTHVPLIVHCPRTIPDRGSIRQQFYHAVDITPTILDLLHIEAPKIVEGVPQMPFHGVSIKETLTEPNAPSGRTTQYFEMLGHRAIWHDGWVAVTYHQPGIPYQQDHWELYHVDEDFSQKFNLAEKYPGKLNELTAIWWEEAKKYGVLPMVDQPPLNGYEGLQEGRTTFIFYPGMAHLPSSAAPNINLSSYSITIPIYRSNDAAEGVLIAHGSHSSGYTLYIKDNRLIYEYNFIGTVYRIQSSMIVPAGYSIIQFTFNRGLITNGIGKLLINGQEGGSVYMPRTLPFVLSVEGLDIGQDRLTPVSTSYPVPEFPFSGQIEKVIIELDAGPFFKKSKRDLIRITINGMTQYH; this is encoded by the coding sequence ATGAAGGAAGGTTTTAAAAACCAAGCGGATCTAAATGTCATTTGTATTGTTTTGGATGATGTGGGTTTCTCTGCGTTAGGTTGTTACGGCTCTGAGATTGAAACACCTCATATTGACTCATTAGCTGCAAATGGTCTGCGGTACAACAACTTTACTGTCACTCCGTTGTGCTCGCCTACCCGTGCCTGTCTATTAACGGGGCGGAACTGCCACTCAGTGGGGGTTGGGATGATTACGGAAATCGATTGGGGCCCCGAGTACCCAAATAAACGGGGAGGCATTTCCAATACAGCTGCCACTCTGGCAGAGATTCTAAAGCTAAATGGGATGGCGACCTATATGGTTGGGAAGTGGCACCTCGTTCCAGGCCATGAAGCTGCATCAAGCGGACCCTTTGAAAACTGGCCGCTTTCCAAGGGCTTTGACCGATTTTACGGCTTTTTATTAGGAATGACGGATCAATATGAGCCGGATTTGGTATACGATAATCACCGGGTGCCTAGGCCTGATAAACCTAATTATCATTTATCAGAGGATCTGATGGATAAAGCGATGGAATTTTTAACCGATCATCTTTCGGTTACACCAAACCGTCCCTTTTTCCTGTATGTGGCCTTCGGGGCAACACATGAGCCCCATCAGGTGCCAAAGGAATTTATCGACAAATATGATGGGGTATATGATCAGGGCTGGGATTATATTAGGGAGGAAAGGTTCAGACGGCAGATGGAAATGGGCGTCATCCCACCTGGAACAGAACTCGTGGAGGCTAATCCAGGCATAAAGCCGTGGGATCAATTGACATGGAAAGAACAAACATTGTTTAGCAAGTTTCAACAGACATATGCCGGATTTCTGACTCACACTGATCAGCAAGTGGGCAGGCTGCTTGCATTCTTAACCTCCAAAAATCTGCTTAACAATACGATGATTGTTTTACTTTCCGACAATGGCGCCAGTCAGGAAGGCGACTGGAACGGTTCTATTCATGATGCTGCCTATTTCAATGGCATCATCGAAAGTGTGAATGAACTGTACAAACATATTGATGAAATTGGGGGACCGCAAACCGATTCCAATTATCCTAAAGGCTGGGCTCAGGCAGCCAATACTCCTTTTAAGTATTATAAGCAAGATACGTTTTATGGCGGCACACATGTTCCTCTTATTGTACACTGTCCTCGAACGATTCCTGATCGCGGCTCGATTCGCCAGCAATTTTATCATGCCGTGGACATTACACCTACCATACTGGACCTTCTCCATATTGAAGCACCGAAAATAGTGGAAGGGGTTCCGCAAATGCCGTTTCACGGGGTCAGTATAAAAGAGACTTTGACCGAACCGAATGCTCCATCAGGAAGAACCACTCAGTATTTTGAAATGCTGGGGCACCGAGCCATTTGGCATGATGGTTGGGTAGCGGTCACGTATCATCAGCCAGGCATTCCTTATCAGCAGGATCATTGGGAGCTATACCATGTGGACGAAGATTTTTCACAGAAGTTTAATTTGGCAGAAAAATATCCGGGGAAATTAAATGAGCTTACGGCCATATGGTGGGAGGAAGCAAAGAAATATGGCGTCCTGCCTATGGTTGATCAGCCGCCGCTAAATGGGTATGAAGGCCTTCAGGAGGGAAGAACCACATTTATTTTTTATCCTGGGATGGCGCATTTGCCATCAAGTGCAGCACCTAATATCAATTTGTCCTCCTACTCCATCACGATTCCCATCTATCGTTCCAATGACGCAGCAGAGGGTGTCTTAATCGCTCATGGCAGCCATTCAAGCGGATATACCTTGTATATCAAAGATAACCGATTAATCTATGAATATAATTTCATTGGCACTGTTTATCGAATCCAATCTTCTATGATAGTACCCGCAGGTTATTCAATCATTCAGTTTACCTTTAATCGCGGGCTGATCACTAATGGAATAGGCAAACTTTTGATCAATGGTCAGGAGGGGGGCAGTGTTTATATGCCGCGGACATTGCCATTTGTGCTTTCAGTTGAGGGATTAGATATTGGCCAGGATCGATTGACACCCGTCAGCACCAGCTACCCCGTGCCGGAGTTCCCCTTTAGCGGACAAATTGAAAAAGTGATCATTGAATTAGATGCTGGTCCTTTTTTTAAAAAAAGTAAAAGGGATCTGATCCGCATTACAATCAATGGAATGACGCAATATCACTGA
- a CDS encoding NAD(P)H-binding protein — protein sequence MDHPYKIALIGGTGKVGRFLASEALKNGFQVRMLVRSPNKIKICDDKMEVVKGDVVNIEAIKQLLEGCHIVINCFGQRMRDTPIYSRVTSQILKVMKEKKMKRYIGVTGASLTIKGDKKSLLNRIGATMFEVFFSKMIINKKEEFNILLENQDLDWTLIRLPFVREAVKSNPVKVSFTDMPGSFITNKEIASFIISQMDNKAYIHKTPFIAS from the coding sequence GTGGATCATCCATATAAAATTGCTTTAATTGGCGGCACTGGTAAGGTTGGCCGCTTTTTAGCTTCAGAAGCGTTAAAAAATGGCTTCCAAGTTCGTATGCTTGTTCGAAGTCCTAATAAAATAAAAATCTGTGATGATAAAATGGAGGTTGTGAAAGGGGATGTAGTGAATATAGAGGCAATAAAACAACTGCTGGAAGGGTGTCACATCGTCATAAATTGCTTTGGGCAACGTATGAGAGATACGCCAATATATAGCAGGGTTACAAGCCAAATACTTAAAGTAATGAAAGAAAAGAAAATGAAGCGATATATAGGAGTGACAGGAGCTTCACTTACCATTAAAGGGGATAAAAAAAGCCTGTTAAATCGGATTGGAGCCACAATGTTTGAAGTGTTTTTTTCCAAAATGATAATAAATAAAAAAGAAGAGTTCAACATTCTGTTGGAAAATCAAGACCTTGACTGGACGTTAATTAGGCTCCCTTTTGTGAGAGAAGCCGTGAAAAGCAATCCAGTCAAAGTCAGTTTTACCGATATGCCAGGATCATTCATTACAAATAAAGAAATAGCAAGCTTTATCATCAGTCAAATGGATAACAAAGCGTATATTCATAAAACACCCTTTATCGCCTCTTAA
- a CDS encoding ArsR/SmtB family transcription factor, with protein sequence MIIEQRVKDEQLVRIFKALADPTRLEIIRTLYRSGREMNCGEVGEQCEASKSNASYHFRLLREAGLIVVRKEAQSKLIRLNLEVFENYLPSFLTTL encoded by the coding sequence ATGATTATTGAACAAAGAGTAAAAGATGAACAGTTAGTACGAATATTTAAAGCATTGGCTGATCCAACAAGACTCGAGATTATCCGAACTTTATACAGGAGCGGACGGGAAATGAATTGCGGAGAGGTAGGTGAACAATGCGAAGCATCAAAATCCAATGCCTCCTATCATTTTCGATTATTACGCGAGGCAGGACTCATTGTCGTTCGTAAGGAAGCTCAGTCAAAACTCATCAGATTAAATCTAGAAGTATTTGAAAATTATCTCCCTAGTTTCCTAACAACCCTATAA
- a CDS encoding MFS transporter: MKNIYLLFLIMFAIGTDTFIVSPLLPTLENALHIKPEHLGWIVGAYAMGYALFAIFIGPLSDGWNRKKVLLIGLICFATATLFCGWAFNEWSILLFRLLAGMSAAMVAPQVWALVPALVDPKDIIKGIGIAAAGLSFSQFIGVPLGSFLAMEHWSTPFYILGAFSYVLAIFSVYLLPELTPSQNQTVHPWTRYKQLFSSTQSIPGFLAYLLFQIGNFGSFTMIGLVLHDFYHLSLFGIGTTMILLGAGNLLGSFSGAALTKKFSTRTVFYSGIFSLVLLYLVLSTLPLISIFAACFLVVFTLGGILFPIMMSSLQSLQPSLRGTISSLASAVMYAGASIGSTSTGWFYHALHGFHAVGLFTVIFFLLSVIFFGKSKFFKKKICPAFSSSYKAEL; the protein is encoded by the coding sequence ATGAAAAACATTTATTTACTTTTTCTTATCATGTTTGCCATTGGCACAGATACCTTCATTGTTTCCCCGCTGCTGCCAACATTAGAAAACGCCCTGCATATTAAACCTGAACATTTAGGATGGATTGTGGGGGCTTATGCGATGGGATATGCTTTATTTGCTATTTTCATAGGTCCATTGTCGGATGGATGGAATCGAAAAAAAGTATTGCTAATCGGCTTAATCTGCTTCGCCACTGCCACTTTATTTTGCGGATGGGCTTTTAATGAATGGTCCATATTGCTGTTCCGCCTATTAGCTGGCATGAGCGCCGCCATGGTAGCCCCTCAAGTTTGGGCACTGGTTCCCGCCCTTGTCGATCCCAAGGATATTATAAAAGGAATCGGCATCGCGGCTGCAGGGCTGTCTTTCTCTCAATTTATCGGGGTCCCATTGGGAAGCTTCTTGGCAATGGAGCACTGGTCCACACCCTTTTACATACTTGGAGCCTTTTCCTACGTTTTAGCCATCTTTTCAGTTTATCTACTTCCAGAACTTACACCCAGCCAGAACCAAACTGTCCACCCATGGACGAGATATAAACAGCTATTCTCTTCAACTCAGAGTATTCCCGGCTTCCTTGCTTATCTGCTTTTTCAAATTGGAAACTTTGGATCGTTCACGATGATTGGACTTGTGCTTCACGACTTCTATCACTTATCCCTGTTTGGCATCGGCACTACGATGATCTTACTTGGCGCCGGAAATTTACTTGGCAGCTTTTCAGGAGCCGCTTTGACAAAAAAATTTAGTACCAGAACCGTGTTTTACTCTGGCATATTTAGCTTGGTGCTCCTTTATTTAGTTCTTTCAACTCTTCCACTTATATCAATTTTTGCTGCATGTTTTCTAGTTGTCTTTACCCTGGGAGGAATTTTATTTCCCATCATGATGAGCTCATTACAATCCCTCCAGCCATCTTTAAGGGGAACCATCTCCAGTTTAGCAAGTGCTGTCATGTATGCCGGCGCTTCTATTGGCTCCACCTCCACCGGATGGTTCTATCATGCTCTTCATGGTTTCCATGCAGTGGGGCTCTTTACAGTGATATTCTTCCTGTTATCGGTCATCTTTTTTGGAAAAAGCAAATTCTTTAAAAAGAAGATTTGCCCAGCGTTCTCTAGTTCCTATAAAGCGGAGCTCTAA
- a CDS encoding protease pro-enzyme activation domain-containing protein — protein sequence MRKRKLLASTVASLFSLSLCLSSGSSLAAASNRVHLNKVAPMAAKHGTPLGHTNRNTKASLTIALQLRNSDKLEQFLSSLNDPASPNYKHFLTPDEFKNQYGPTDETVAKVKSFLTSKGFEVKNVSANHAFITVSGTIGMMEDTFGVTINNYKNSKGDVYYSNTEAPSIPVEFSGIITDIEGLNNEAHYTHPKIRKSSQLVKQKPASVVKPNVGSGPAGGYTPAELKGAYDISPLASSGYTGSGQTVAVMELDGYKATNVSTYSNYYGLGSLAPTNVYVDGYSGAAGQGETEVELDIEVINAIAPKAQVVVYEGPNTDQGLIDTYQKIASDNKAKSISVSWGIGEQHISSATLNSLHTIFQQYAAQGQSIFAASGDNGAYDSGGATLEVDSPANDPYVTGVGGTKLNLSNSSYGSESVWSNTLNRTGGGGGLSQVYAMPSFQSGPGVQNSYSNGKRQVPDVSADADPSTGYSIYSTGSWTVVGGTSAAAPLWAGIAALNNQYAAANGKGSLGQANPTLYKAFNTTQTYTAYHDITTGKNLYYPATTGYDMASGIGTPDVYNLIRDINGSSGSTGGGTGGGTGGTATQLIQNGGFESGQSPWVESSTGGYQIIDSSLPHSGSYSAYLNGYNNSTDIIYQTVTIPSTATSATLTFWTYVSTTEISHPYDYLYAQVRNSSGSALSTLLTLNDGTASGWVQHSYNLINFKGQTIQIAFKGTNDSSNPTDFYVDDVSLQVQ from the coding sequence ATGAGGAAAAGGAAATTATTGGCGTCAACTGTTGCTTCGTTGTTCAGCTTGTCGTTGTGTTTGTCTAGCGGATCAAGTCTTGCTGCTGCATCAAACCGTGTGCACCTTAATAAAGTAGCTCCCATGGCAGCAAAGCATGGTACGCCCCTTGGCCACACCAATCGAAATACAAAAGCTTCTTTAACGATTGCCCTTCAGTTAAGAAATAGTGATAAGCTGGAGCAATTCCTATCTAGCCTGAACGATCCTGCTTCCCCTAATTACAAACATTTTTTAACACCGGATGAATTCAAAAACCAATATGGGCCAACAGATGAAACGGTGGCAAAAGTTAAAAGCTTTTTAACAAGCAAGGGCTTTGAAGTCAAAAATGTTTCAGCCAATCATGCATTTATTACTGTCAGCGGAACGATCGGAATGATGGAGGATACATTTGGCGTCACCATTAATAATTATAAAAATTCTAAGGGTGATGTTTACTATTCAAATACTGAGGCGCCCAGCATCCCTGTGGAATTTTCAGGGATCATTACAGATATTGAAGGTCTGAATAATGAAGCGCACTACACACATCCGAAAATAAGAAAATCCTCGCAGCTGGTAAAACAAAAACCAGCATCTGTGGTGAAACCAAATGTAGGCAGCGGTCCTGCCGGCGGGTATACACCAGCTGAATTAAAAGGGGCATACGACATCAGCCCGCTGGCAAGCTCCGGGTATACTGGATCTGGACAGACCGTAGCAGTCATGGAACTGGATGGATATAAAGCAACGAATGTCAGTACCTATAGCAATTATTATGGTCTTGGCAGTCTTGCACCAACCAATGTATATGTTGATGGTTATAGCGGCGCTGCCGGTCAAGGCGAAACAGAAGTTGAACTGGATATTGAGGTCATCAATGCCATTGCACCAAAAGCACAAGTCGTCGTTTATGAGGGACCAAACACAGATCAGGGGTTAATCGATACGTATCAAAAAATTGCCTCAGATAATAAAGCAAAATCAATTTCTGTCAGCTGGGGAATAGGAGAGCAGCATATTTCGAGTGCCACTTTGAATAGTTTGCATACCATTTTTCAGCAATATGCCGCACAAGGACAAAGCATTTTTGCTGCATCTGGTGACAATGGAGCCTACGATTCCGGCGGAGCTACCTTGGAAGTCGATAGTCCCGCAAACGACCCTTATGTCACTGGTGTTGGCGGAACCAAATTAAATCTCAGCAACTCTTCTTACGGTTCAGAATCGGTTTGGAGCAATACCCTAAATAGAACGGGTGGAGGCGGCGGTTTGTCCCAAGTGTATGCAATGCCTTCGTTCCAGTCAGGCCCTGGTGTGCAAAATAGTTATTCGAACGGGAAACGCCAGGTGCCGGACGTATCGGCAGATGCCGATCCAAGCACTGGTTATTCTATCTATAGTACAGGTTCCTGGACTGTAGTCGGCGGTACATCGGCCGCTGCGCCGCTATGGGCGGGAATCGCCGCATTAAATAATCAATATGCGGCAGCAAATGGCAAGGGTAGCCTTGGTCAGGCAAATCCGACTTTGTATAAGGCTTTTAATACGACGCAAACATACACAGCGTATCATGACATTACGACAGGAAAAAATCTGTATTATCCTGCGACTACAGGATATGATATGGCTTCCGGTATCGGAACACCTGACGTCTATAACTTAATTCGTGATATTAATGGATCATCAGGCAGTACAGGTGGAGGAACGGGAGGAGGTACAGGTGGTACGGCAACACAGCTGATTCAAAATGGAGGATTTGAAAGCGGGCAATCACCATGGGTGGAATCGAGCACAGGGGGCTATCAAATCATTGATTCATCGTTGCCACACTCCGGCAGCTACTCTGCTTATCTAAATGGCTATAACAATAGTACAGATATCATCTATCAAACTGTTACAATCCCATCAACAGCAACCAGTGCAACTCTAACTTTTTGGACGTATGTATCAACAACAGAAATCAGTCATCCATATGATTATTTATACGCACAAGTACGTAATTCAAGCGGTTCAGCCCTATCAACCTTGTTAACACTTAATGATGGCACAGCATCCGGCTGGGTGCAGCATAGCTACAATCTGATAAATTTCAAAGGCCAGACCATCCAAATTGCTTTCAAAGGAACGAATGACTCCAGCAACCCAACCGATTTCTATGTGGATGATGTGAGTTTACAGGTTCAATAA
- a CDS encoding diguanylate cyclase domain-containing protein gives MLTSKLDIIQHIDSFFEVFDNISDLVYIMRVDEAGRFRYLFVNEPAKRMAKLEDGAIGKTIEEVMPKESAEIINAQYHNAIKLKEYVTYEDFKVSTSLYRQNEQKTPLDFIHFESKITPVFDQNGVCTYVIAIVRDISDRKRKEIELTELKNRYQMIADNMTDLVSNIDSNGIMIYASPSHESVLGYTPKVYEGKRLFDFIHPQDRDYIYHQFMDIMVTKQTKTVEFRHMHANGNCVWLEAKASPVLDGEKNILHVLVVAREIMERKSFEKKLRYMAYHDMLTDLPNRRLFTEKLEQALKEIHQSERKIAVMYLDLDKFKLINDTLGHDVGDELLIQFSQRVKGCIKKCDILARIGGDEFCALLEIEHEMDANVIAEKIIDSLKDKWKIGEHEFVTTSSIGIAIYEKGFDVESLIKAADQALYRAKEKGRNNYQIYINNEKH, from the coding sequence ATGTTAACTAGCAAATTGGACATCATTCAACATATTGACTCGTTTTTTGAAGTATTTGATAACATTTCCGATTTAGTCTATATCATGAGAGTAGATGAAGCAGGGCGTTTTCGCTATTTATTTGTAAACGAGCCTGCGAAGAGAATGGCTAAACTAGAAGATGGCGCCATTGGCAAAACGATTGAAGAAGTCATGCCTAAAGAAAGTGCTGAAATCATTAACGCACAATATCATAATGCCATCAAACTAAAAGAATACGTCACATATGAGGATTTCAAAGTAAGTACTTCTCTTTACAGGCAAAATGAACAAAAAACTCCTCTCGATTTTATTCATTTTGAATCAAAGATTACGCCGGTCTTTGACCAAAATGGTGTTTGTACGTATGTCATTGCCATTGTAAGAGATATTTCTGATCGGAAAAGGAAAGAAATAGAGCTCACAGAATTGAAAAACCGCTATCAAATGATTGCGGATAATATGACTGATTTAGTGAGTAATATAGATTCGAATGGGATCATGATCTATGCATCTCCTTCTCATGAATCAGTGTTAGGTTATACTCCTAAAGTCTATGAAGGAAAAAGGTTGTTTGATTTCATTCATCCGCAGGATCGGGACTACATCTACCATCAATTTATGGATATTATGGTGACAAAACAGACAAAAACGGTAGAATTTCGTCATATGCATGCCAATGGTAACTGTGTTTGGTTAGAAGCGAAGGCCTCACCTGTTTTAGATGGTGAGAAGAATATCCTCCATGTCCTTGTTGTGGCAAGAGAAATTATGGAGAGGAAATCGTTTGAGAAGAAACTGCGCTATATGGCCTACCATGATATGCTGACTGATTTACCGAACAGAAGATTATTTACAGAGAAGCTCGAACAAGCTTTAAAAGAGATTCATCAATCCGAACGGAAAATCGCCGTGATGTATCTGGATCTCGATAAATTCAAACTGATAAATGACACATTAGGCCATGATGTAGGAGATGAACTATTAATTCAGTTCTCTCAAAGGGTTAAGGGCTGTATAAAAAAATGTGATATCTTAGCCCGAATTGGCGGCGACGAATTTTGTGCCTTATTAGAGATTGAACATGAAATGGATGCTAATGTAATAGCTGAGAAAATCATTGATTCCTTAAAAGATAAATGGAAAATTGGCGAGCATGAGTTTGTTACGACCTCGAGTATAGGAATTGCCATTTACGAAAAGGGTTTTGATGTTGAATCACTCATAAAAGCCGCGGATCAAGCTCTTTACCGTGCTAAAGAGAAGGGCAGAAATAATTATCAAATTTATATAAATAATGAAAAACATTAA
- a CDS encoding GW dipeptide domain-containing protein has product MKKHIILVLTFIVLLVGSPSLISAAGTTGSKVNDYIFSQNLAPIKVQNDYKSSFPNFTYRNGFGEVEGVVVHETGNDNSTITGEISYMSKNYQNAFVHAFVDGSHVIEIHSLDYGAWGAGKYANQRFVHVELVRAKTFDEFARSVNNDANYIANILYRYNLPLIDAGNTGTGTLWSHNAVTKFLGGTTHTDPIDYFQKWGYSWDQFVQLVASYYQKLPDKIADTNRLGQIRNSNISIYQNYNDSTSSMKADDSVMNQTFYIKKLAFFGKQTYYLLSRQPSSTDGVVGWVKAADVITYPNTLVDQSSKTLYFTGNGSAYSKPWGAKNDVVFGSLSDDTNLEFKINRTEMVGNAVWYQGSLAGKTVWMDAGNLNQAVESAASRLGNIQNGTVKIYKNLGSSSPFQAGTAYINKVYYIKRQAKLGSQTYYLLSGNETGTSPIGWVLSTDFISRNYENVSNKVKNLCLSGNGSAYSKPWGGTKDVVFAKLSVYKKRSFTVKQTAMVDSTYWYYGVLAGKNVWLIP; this is encoded by the coding sequence ATGAAAAAGCATATCATCCTTGTGTTAACATTCATCGTGCTTTTAGTTGGCTCACCGTCACTTATAAGTGCAGCGGGAACAACCGGTTCCAAAGTAAATGATTATATTTTTTCGCAAAATCTAGCACCGATTAAGGTACAAAATGACTATAAAAGTTCTTTTCCGAATTTTACTTATCGTAATGGCTTCGGGGAGGTAGAAGGCGTTGTCGTACATGAGACGGGTAATGACAATTCAACGATTACCGGCGAAATCTCCTATATGTCGAAAAACTATCAAAATGCCTTTGTCCATGCTTTTGTGGATGGTTCACATGTAATCGAAATTCATTCGCTGGATTATGGAGCATGGGGCGCAGGGAAGTATGCCAATCAAAGGTTTGTCCATGTTGAACTCGTCAGGGCGAAAACATTTGATGAATTTGCCCGATCAGTGAATAACGATGCCAATTATATTGCGAATATACTCTATCGCTATAATCTGCCATTGATTGATGCTGGGAATACGGGAACAGGTACATTATGGTCCCATAACGCCGTGACAAAGTTTCTTGGAGGAACCACCCATACGGATCCGATTGATTATTTTCAGAAGTGGGGCTATAGCTGGGATCAGTTTGTTCAGTTAGTTGCCTCTTACTATCAAAAACTGCCTGATAAAATCGCAGATACGAATCGTTTGGGACAAATTCGCAACAGCAATATTTCAATCTATCAAAACTATAATGATAGCACATCATCTATGAAAGCAGATGATTCTGTCATGAACCAAACCTTTTATATTAAAAAATTAGCCTTTTTCGGCAAGCAAACCTATTATTTGTTAAGCCGCCAGCCTAGCAGTACGGACGGAGTGGTTGGCTGGGTGAAGGCTGCGGATGTCATCACCTATCCCAATACGTTAGTAGATCAATCTTCCAAGACGCTCTATTTTACCGGAAACGGCAGTGCTTACAGTAAGCCTTGGGGAGCGAAGAATGATGTCGTCTTTGGATCGCTTTCGGATGATACAAATTTAGAATTTAAGATTAATAGAACAGAAATGGTTGGCAATGCCGTTTGGTACCAAGGGAGTTTAGCGGGAAAGACCGTTTGGATGGATGCCGGAAACCTGAACCAAGCCGTGGAAAGTGCCGCCAGCCGATTGGGAAATATTCAGAATGGCACTGTGAAAATTTATAAAAACCTTGGAAGCAGTTCACCATTCCAAGCAGGAACTGCTTATATAAATAAGGTATACTATATTAAGAGACAAGCCAAACTGGGCAGTCAAACCTATTATTTACTAAGCGGAAATGAGACTGGGACAAGCCCGATCGGGTGGGTTCTTTCAACTGACTTCATTTCCCGAAACTACGAAAATGTAAGCAACAAAGTGAAAAACCTTTGTCTAAGTGGAAACGGCAGTGCTTACAGCAAACCTTGGGGCGGAACGAAGGATGTCGTCTTTGCGAAGCTGTCAGTCTACAAAAAACGCAGTTTCACCGTGAAGCAAACTGCAATGGTAGATAGCACCTATTGGTATTACGGGGTGTTGGCTGGAAAAAACGTTTGGCTGATACCATAA
- a CDS encoding proline dehydrogenase family protein, whose product MLAEVSKNVFLYASQSKGLNKAAKKWGLRFGASQVVAGETIESAIKKVQELNNKGLICTLDHLGEFVSSREEALEATEYNVKTLKAIAKSGVNSNLSVKMTQLGLDIDRDFCLSNMKRILETAKKHNNFVRIDMEDHAHCQITLDILRELRETYDNVGTVIQAYLFRSHQDVKELKGIPLRLVKGAYKEPPEVAFQEKEKVDENYLKIIEEHLLSGSYTAIASHDHHIIAKVKQFARENNIPRDQFEFQMLYGFRTDMQLKLVQEGYKMRVYIPFGNDWFGYFMRRLAERPQNVSFALKGLFSK is encoded by the coding sequence ATGTTAGCGGAAGTTTCGAAAAATGTATTTCTTTATGCCTCCCAAAGTAAAGGATTAAATAAAGCGGCCAAAAAATGGGGCCTTCGATTTGGAGCTTCACAAGTTGTGGCAGGAGAAACGATCGAGAGTGCTATTAAAAAAGTTCAAGAATTAAACAATAAGGGCTTGATTTGTACACTGGATCATTTAGGTGAATTCGTTTCAAGCAGAGAAGAAGCGTTGGAAGCAACAGAATATAATGTAAAGACATTGAAAGCGATTGCGAAATCCGGAGTTAATAGTAATTTATCAGTTAAAATGACTCAGCTGGGACTGGATATTGATCGGGACTTTTGTTTGAGCAACATGAAGCGGATCCTTGAGACAGCTAAAAAACATAACAATTTTGTCCGAATCGATATGGAAGATCATGCCCATTGTCAAATAACGCTCGATATCCTAAGAGAATTGCGTGAAACATATGACAATGTTGGAACGGTTATTCAGGCTTATTTGTTTCGTTCTCACCAAGATGTTAAAGAATTAAAAGGAATTCCTTTGCGTTTAGTAAAGGGAGCATATAAAGAACCTCCTGAAGTCGCCTTTCAAGAGAAAGAGAAGGTGGATGAAAATTATTTAAAAATCATTGAAGAGCATCTGCTGAGTGGAAGTTATACTGCGATTGCTTCTCATGACCATCATATTATTGCCAAAGTAAAACAATTCGCTCGTGAAAATAACATCCCTCGAGATCAATTTGAATTTCAGATGTTGTATGGGTTTCGCACAGACATGCAACTGAAATTAGTTCAAGAAGGTTATAAAATGCGTGTGTATATTCCGTTTGGGAATGATTGGTTTGGGTATTTTATGCGCCGGCTGGCAGAAAGACCTCAAAATGTGTCTTTCGCACTGAAAGGACTCTTTTCTAAGTAA